A DNA window from Plodia interpunctella isolate USDA-ARS_2022_Savannah chromosome 12, ilPloInte3.2, whole genome shotgun sequence contains the following coding sequences:
- the Mf gene encoding uncharacterized protein Mf isoform X3 encodes MFKSHLEMIGRNETPSKKARFWQSFVRSLKGSEDIRAEERYRPTRRSVFPELLSSSYPYSKSIYDDPIAAAERITVPGYRYLPVHREVYGYSPRPIYAHNYARSLDRYRPVYHVPRRVRRGVDPFDAHKAWQDHLDRLAAIDRLYPSRYGLYLKDRAYPITDLNAPIVTSNPFEKSLKGIEYEPDNKPHWGTGAPLYSAAGRRPWADIFNPSPSLPISAITRDPFWYDWPELKPLARWDRSPSYIRDSYLSPVKRTFLWDKHPIRPLDLMVADSLTVDDLSRTLPFIRSL; translated from the exons ATGTTTAAAAGTCATTTAGAAATGATTGGCAGAAACGAGACGCCATCAAAGAAAGCCAGATTTTGGCAATCCTTTGTGCGATCTCTAAAAG GATCGGAAGACATCAGGGCCGAGGAGAGGTACAGGCCCACGCGCCGCAGCGTGTTCCCCGAGCTGCTGTCCTCCTCCTACCCCTACAGCAAGTCTATCTATGACGACCCCATCGCCGCAGCCGAGAGGATCACCGTCCCCGGATACCGCTACCTCCCCGTCCATCGCGAGGTCTACGGCTACTCCCCACGTCCCATCTACGCGCACAATTACGCTCGCTCGCTCGACCGGTACAGGCCAG TATACCACGTGCCGAGGCGCGTCCGACGAGGCGTCGACCCCTTCGACGCTCACAAGGCGTGGCAAGACCATCTAGACAGGCTGGCCGCCATCGACAGGCTGTACCCCTCCCGCTACGGCCTTTACCTGAAGGACAGGGCATATCCCATCACCGACCTCAACGCCCCCATCGTCACCTCCAACCCCTTCGAGAAGAGCCTAAAAGGCATCGAATATGAACCAGACAACAAGCCGCACTGGGGAACAG GTGCGCCGCTGTACTCCGCCGCCGGCCGCCGGCCTTGGGCAGATATTTTCAACCCGAGCCCGTCCTTGCCGATATCGGCCATCACTCGGGACCCCTTCTGGTACGACTGGCCGGAGCTGAAGCCCCTCGCCCGCTGGGATCGCAGCCCCTCCTACATCAGAGACTCCTACCTGTCGCCGGTCAAACGCACCTTCCTCTGGGACAAACATCCGATCAGGCCTTTAG ATTTAATGGTGGCAGACTCACTCACCGTGGATGATCTGAGCAGGACTTTACCGTTCATTCGTAGTCTATAA
- the LOC128674039 gene encoding uncharacterized protein LOC128674039: protein MGEKMDNNQTAEEDMDNPGITFDNLIILKEFSNIADLVRIEDFLDTVPKAKLRRVKWVPMFNCLKQGILDEMVQEFSSMWEYENMPTKLAILEKQKEKYTEINSEKQLWRPQLGDVKAQLKARDVANLQKQKVLLESLAKEYETRVHKLKDIVAAKRGYLKALQMDIQKYQRKNEEFITKINDKVENHQNLVKMIIPTRVNVRNFKWNDDDLEIN, encoded by the exons ATGGGAGAGAAAATGGATAATAATCAAACTGCTGAAGAAGACATGGATAATCCTGGGATAACCTTTGATAATCTTATCATCTTGAAAGAGTTCAGCAACATAGCTGATTTAGTAAG GATTGAAGATTTTTTAGACACAGTACCCAAAGCTAAACTGAGGAGGGTAAAATGGGTTCCAATGTTCAATTGTCTAAAACAAGGTATTCTTGATGAAATGGTGCAAGAATTTAGTTCAATGTGGGAGTATGAAAATATGCCTACAAAATTAGCAATATTAGAaaagcaaaaagaaaaatatacagaaattaATTCTGAAAAACAGTTATG GAGACCGCAACTTGGAGACGTAAAAGCTCAGTTGAAAGCAAGGGATGTAGCCAATTTGCAGAAACAAAAGGTTCTATTAGAATCTCTTGCAAAAGAATATGAAACCAGAGTTCACAAATTGAAGGACATTGTTGCAGCAAAGAGGGGGTATTTGAAGGCTTTGCAAATGGACATTCAGAAATACCAACGAAAAAATGAAGAATTTATCACCAAAATTAATGACAAAGTCGAAAATCACCAAAATTTGGTTAAAATGATAATACCCACCAGAGTAAATGTCAGGAATTTTAAATGGAATGATGACGACCTCGAAATCAATTGA
- the Mf gene encoding uncharacterized protein Mf isoform X1, whose protein sequence is MFKSHLEMIGRNETPSKKARFWQSFVRSLKGSEDIRAEERYRPTRRSVFPELLSSSYPYSKSIYDDPIAAAERITVPGYRYLPVHREVYGYSPRPIYAHNYARSLDRYRPVYHVPRRVRRGVDPFDAHKAWQDHLDRLAAIDRLYPSRYGLYLKDRAYPITDLNAPIVTSNPFEKSLKGIEYEPDNKPHWGTGALPARISDAFTKDPFFAEAEKWAGFDRSLRGMSPTPVKPRISPPRDCEVAYDADGAPLYSAAGRRPWADIFNPSPSLPISAITRDPFWYDWPELKPLARWDRSPSYIRDSYLSPVKRTFLWDKHPIRPLDLMVADSLTVDDLSRTLPFIRSL, encoded by the exons ATGTTTAAAAGTCATTTAGAAATGATTGGCAGAAACGAGACGCCATCAAAGAAAGCCAGATTTTGGCAATCCTTTGTGCGATCTCTAAAAG GATCGGAAGACATCAGGGCCGAGGAGAGGTACAGGCCCACGCGCCGCAGCGTGTTCCCCGAGCTGCTGTCCTCCTCCTACCCCTACAGCAAGTCTATCTATGACGACCCCATCGCCGCAGCCGAGAGGATCACCGTCCCCGGATACCGCTACCTCCCCGTCCATCGCGAGGTCTACGGCTACTCCCCACGTCCCATCTACGCGCACAATTACGCTCGCTCGCTCGACCGGTACAGGCCAG TATACCACGTGCCGAGGCGCGTCCGACGAGGCGTCGACCCCTTCGACGCTCACAAGGCGTGGCAAGACCATCTAGACAGGCTGGCCGCCATCGACAGGCTGTACCCCTCCCGCTACGGCCTTTACCTGAAGGACAGGGCATATCCCATCACCGACCTCAACGCCCCCATCGTCACCTCCAACCCCTTCGAGAAGAGCCTAAAAGGCATCGAATATGAACCAGACAACAAGCCGCACTGGGGAACAG GAGCGTTGCCGGCGCGGATTTCGGACGCGTTCACAAAGGATCCATTTTTCGCCGAAGCAGAAAAATGGGCAGGCTTTGACCGCTCGCTCCGAGGGATGTCGCCGACGCCAGTGAAGCCCCGCATTAGCCCGCCCCGCGATTGCGAGGTCGCTTACGATGCCGACG GTGCGCCGCTGTACTCCGCCGCCGGCCGCCGGCCTTGGGCAGATATTTTCAACCCGAGCCCGTCCTTGCCGATATCGGCCATCACTCGGGACCCCTTCTGGTACGACTGGCCGGAGCTGAAGCCCCTCGCCCGCTGGGATCGCAGCCCCTCCTACATCAGAGACTCCTACCTGTCGCCGGTCAAACGCACCTTCCTCTGGGACAAACATCCGATCAGGCCTTTAG ATTTAATGGTGGCAGACTCACTCACCGTGGATGATCTGAGCAGGACTTTACCGTTCATTCGTAGTCTATAA
- the Mf gene encoding uncharacterized protein Mf isoform X2, which translates to MFKSHLEMIGRNETPSKKARFWQSFVRSLKGSEDIRAEERYRPTRRSVFPELLSSSYPYSKSIYDDPIAAAERITVPGYRYLPVHREVYGYSPRPIYAHNYARSLDRYRPVYHVPRRVRRGVDPFDAHKAWQDHLDRLAAIDRLYPSRYGLYLKDRAYPITDLNAPIVTSNPFEKSLKGIEYEPDNKPHWGTGALPARISDAFTKDPFFAEAEKWAGFDRSLRGMSPTPVKPRISPPRDCEVAYDADGAPLYSAAGRRPWADIFNPSPSLPISAITRDPFWYDWPELKPLARWDRSPSYIRDSYLSPVKRTFLWDKHPIRPLAAAF; encoded by the exons ATGTTTAAAAGTCATTTAGAAATGATTGGCAGAAACGAGACGCCATCAAAGAAAGCCAGATTTTGGCAATCCTTTGTGCGATCTCTAAAAG GATCGGAAGACATCAGGGCCGAGGAGAGGTACAGGCCCACGCGCCGCAGCGTGTTCCCCGAGCTGCTGTCCTCCTCCTACCCCTACAGCAAGTCTATCTATGACGACCCCATCGCCGCAGCCGAGAGGATCACCGTCCCCGGATACCGCTACCTCCCCGTCCATCGCGAGGTCTACGGCTACTCCCCACGTCCCATCTACGCGCACAATTACGCTCGCTCGCTCGACCGGTACAGGCCAG TATACCACGTGCCGAGGCGCGTCCGACGAGGCGTCGACCCCTTCGACGCTCACAAGGCGTGGCAAGACCATCTAGACAGGCTGGCCGCCATCGACAGGCTGTACCCCTCCCGCTACGGCCTTTACCTGAAGGACAGGGCATATCCCATCACCGACCTCAACGCCCCCATCGTCACCTCCAACCCCTTCGAGAAGAGCCTAAAAGGCATCGAATATGAACCAGACAACAAGCCGCACTGGGGAACAG GAGCGTTGCCGGCGCGGATTTCGGACGCGTTCACAAAGGATCCATTTTTCGCCGAAGCAGAAAAATGGGCAGGCTTTGACCGCTCGCTCCGAGGGATGTCGCCGACGCCAGTGAAGCCCCGCATTAGCCCGCCCCGCGATTGCGAGGTCGCTTACGATGCCGACG GTGCGCCGCTGTACTCCGCCGCCGGCCGCCGGCCTTGGGCAGATATTTTCAACCCGAGCCCGTCCTTGCCGATATCGGCCATCACTCGGGACCCCTTCTGGTACGACTGGCCGGAGCTGAAGCCCCTCGCCCGCTGGGATCGCAGCCCCTCCTACATCAGAGACTCCTACCTGTCGCCGGTCAAACGCACCTTCCTCTGGGACAAACATCCGATCAGGCCTTTAG ctgCTGCTTTCTAA
- the Mf gene encoding uncharacterized protein Mf isoform X5: MFKSHLEMIGRNETPSKKARFWQSFVRSLKGSEDIRAEERYRPTRRSVFPELLSSSYPYSKSIYDDPIAAAERITVPGYRYLPVHREVYGYSPRPIYAHNYARSLDRYRPGSKVSGGV; this comes from the exons ATGTTTAAAAGTCATTTAGAAATGATTGGCAGAAACGAGACGCCATCAAAGAAAGCCAGATTTTGGCAATCCTTTGTGCGATCTCTAAAAG GATCGGAAGACATCAGGGCCGAGGAGAGGTACAGGCCCACGCGCCGCAGCGTGTTCCCCGAGCTGCTGTCCTCCTCCTACCCCTACAGCAAGTCTATCTATGACGACCCCATCGCCGCAGCCGAGAGGATCACCGTCCCCGGATACCGCTACCTCCCCGTCCATCGCGAGGTCTACGGCTACTCCCCACGTCCCATCTACGCGCACAATTACGCTCGCTCGCTCGACCGGTACAGGCCAG gatcAAAGGTGTCCGGAggagtttaa
- the Mf gene encoding uncharacterized protein Mf isoform X4 produces the protein MFKSHLEMIGRNETPSKKARFWQSFVRSLKGSEDIRAEERYRPTRRSVFPELLSSSYPYSKSIYDDPIAAAERITVPGYRYLPVHREVYGYSPRPIYAHNYARSLDRYRPVYHVPRRVRRGVDPFDAHKAWQDHLDRLAAIDRLYPSRYGLYLKDRAYPITDLNAPIVTSNPFEKSLKGIEYEPDNKPHWGTAAAF, from the exons ATGTTTAAAAGTCATTTAGAAATGATTGGCAGAAACGAGACGCCATCAAAGAAAGCCAGATTTTGGCAATCCTTTGTGCGATCTCTAAAAG GATCGGAAGACATCAGGGCCGAGGAGAGGTACAGGCCCACGCGCCGCAGCGTGTTCCCCGAGCTGCTGTCCTCCTCCTACCCCTACAGCAAGTCTATCTATGACGACCCCATCGCCGCAGCCGAGAGGATCACCGTCCCCGGATACCGCTACCTCCCCGTCCATCGCGAGGTCTACGGCTACTCCCCACGTCCCATCTACGCGCACAATTACGCTCGCTCGCTCGACCGGTACAGGCCAG TATACCACGTGCCGAGGCGCGTCCGACGAGGCGTCGACCCCTTCGACGCTCACAAGGCGTGGCAAGACCATCTAGACAGGCTGGCCGCCATCGACAGGCTGTACCCCTCCCGCTACGGCCTTTACCTGAAGGACAGGGCATATCCCATCACCGACCTCAACGCCCCCATCGTCACCTCCAACCCCTTCGAGAAGAGCCTAAAAGGCATCGAATATGAACCAGACAACAAGCCGCACTGGGGAACAG ctgCTGCTTTCTAA